A genomic segment from Pseudomonas sp. S09G 359 encodes:
- a CDS encoding ABC transporter permease, producing the protein MNLLKSFKHPLALLGLLLVGGWLLIAVCAPWLAPHDPLESFTPLLTPMTAGDDGASFLLGTDMIGRDILSRLIWGTRTVLFWSVLATLTAFAVGIAMGLCAGYFGGWVDAALSYLADTVLSFPVLVLYIVIIIALGASALNILIAVTFTSAPAIFRIMRALTIDIRSRDYVLSAVTQGEGALRIMLVEILPNCGGPLIVDFCLRIGYTAIMIGALGFLGLGLPPPTPDWGGMINDGRAMAITFPHLVIFPCIAISTLMLGLSLLADGLDEHAQQGARS; encoded by the coding sequence ATGAACCTGCTCAAATCCTTCAAGCACCCGTTGGCCCTGCTCGGCCTGTTGCTGGTTGGCGGCTGGCTGCTGATCGCCGTGTGCGCGCCGTGGCTGGCGCCCCATGACCCGCTGGAAAGCTTTACCCCGCTGCTCACGCCGATGACCGCCGGCGATGACGGCGCGAGCTTCCTGCTGGGCACCGACATGATTGGCCGCGACATTCTTTCGCGGCTGATCTGGGGCACACGCACCGTGCTGTTCTGGTCGGTGCTCGCGACCCTCACGGCGTTTGCCGTGGGCATCGCCATGGGCCTCTGCGCCGGTTACTTCGGCGGCTGGGTGGATGCGGCGCTGTCCTACCTGGCGGACACCGTGCTGTCGTTCCCGGTGCTGGTGCTGTACATCGTGATCATCATCGCCCTCGGCGCCTCGGCGCTGAATATCCTGATTGCGGTGACGTTCACCAGTGCCCCGGCGATCTTCCGCATCATGCGCGCGCTGACCATCGATATCCGCTCGCGCGACTACGTGCTCAGCGCCGTCACCCAGGGCGAAGGCGCGCTGCGCATCATGCTGGTGGAAATCCTGCCCAATTGCGGCGGGCCGCTGATCGTCGATTTCTGCCTGCGCATCGGCTACACCGCGATCATGATCGGCGCCCTCGGCTTCCTCGGCCTCGGCCTGCCGCCACCGACCCCGGACTGGGGCGGCATGATCAACGACGGCCGCGCCATGGCGATTACTTTCCCGCACCTGGTCATTTTCCCGTGCATCGCCATTTCCACCCTGATGCTCGGCCTGAGCCTGCTCGCCGACGGGCTGGATGAACACGCGCAGCAAGGCGCAAGGAGTTGA
- a CDS encoding ABC transporter permease, with amino-acid sequence MVHFLSRKLLMLLATLLSVSLIVFLALELNIEDVAINVLGPYSAADQRAAWLLEHGYNQPFVWRYLVWLKDFVSGDWGTSVYFREPVLKLLLPNLWQTLTLAGLALLVMVPVALTLGILAGIRQGSPVDRLVSFLSIVTTSIPDFASAVFVSAIFVFWLNWLPGVSSMSDGFSAVQLVLPLMVLCLFGIGYLARITRASMVEVMQAPYIRTARLKGASTTRIVLRHALRNVLIAPVTVIMLYIPWLLSNVIVVEVFFAYKGFGSMLYTASLNHDVYLIEACAMISGVVVGVSKIFSDLAYTWLNPRITLRSLGGGRQ; translated from the coding sequence ATGGTTCATTTTCTATCGCGAAAATTGCTGATGCTGTTGGCGACCCTGCTGTCGGTGTCGCTGATTGTGTTCCTGGCCCTGGAACTGAACATCGAGGACGTCGCAATCAACGTCCTCGGCCCCTACTCCGCCGCCGACCAGCGCGCGGCGTGGTTGCTGGAACACGGCTACAACCAACCGTTCGTGTGGCGCTACCTGGTGTGGCTCAAGGACTTTGTCAGCGGCGACTGGGGCACCTCGGTCTACTTCCGTGAGCCGGTGCTCAAGCTGTTGCTGCCCAACCTCTGGCAAACCCTGACCCTGGCCGGCCTGGCCTTGCTGGTGATGGTCCCGGTAGCGCTGACGTTGGGCATTCTCGCCGGGATTCGCCAGGGCTCGCCGGTCGACCGGCTGGTGTCGTTCCTGTCGATCGTCACCACCTCGATCCCGGACTTCGCCAGCGCAGTATTTGTCTCGGCGATCTTTGTGTTCTGGCTCAACTGGCTGCCCGGCGTGAGCAGCATGAGCGACGGTTTCAGCGCGGTACAACTGGTGCTGCCGCTGATGGTGCTGTGCCTGTTCGGCATCGGCTACCTGGCGCGCATCACCCGCGCGTCCATGGTCGAAGTGATGCAGGCACCGTACATCCGCACCGCCCGGCTCAAGGGCGCCTCGACCACGCGCATCGTGCTGCGCCATGCCCTGCGCAACGTGCTGATCGCGCCGGTCACGGTGATCATGCTGTACATCCCCTGGCTGCTGTCGAACGTGATCGTGGTCGAGGTGTTTTTCGCCTACAAGGGCTTCGGCTCGATGCTCTATACCGCGTCGCTCAACCATGACGTCTACCTGATCGAAGCCTGCGCGATGATCAGCGGCGTGGTGGTGGGCGTCAGCAAGATCTTCTCAGACCTGGCCTACACCTGGCTCAACCCGCGCATCACCCTGCGCAGTCTCGGCGGAGGCCGCCAATGA
- a CDS encoding ABC transporter substrate-binding protein translates to MSDSNVLTTLDGNAPHTAVDALCKQVQIGEINRRQFLRTATLLGITVASASSFIGSAVFGSAAQAADGTPARQGGSLRFACAIQEIQDPMLITWIEASNLLRNSLEYLTWVDADNITHPYLAESWSPSEDLTTWTFNLRQDVKWSNGDSFNADDVQHNIQRWIAADSKSVNRTAFQDIKAFEKVSDYQFHLQLKRPILAIPEMLNAFTCALVHRSFKAGDDWAKNPLATGPFKLVSFAVNKQATFSKRADYWGNPANLDELRYIDMGTDVSTHLAALQAGQVDVLYRVTVAELDLAKRLPGAQLLSCKSAQTVVMRMACDQKPFTDVRVRKAVVLCADNAQMLKVAYRGMGTLGEDHHVAPSHPEYFPLPKRERDVAAAKKLLVEAGFPNGLDIDLIVGNTQGRYEQDCAQILQQNCLEAGIRINLKVVPAAQYWPIWDKAAFSLTYWAHRPLGVMSLELAYRGGGAWNESHYSDPAFDAALDKAMGIIDPKQRAQAMHSVEQILQDACVIVQPFWGDKFTAVSKKVQGFQVHPSDFYPMGNVWLSA, encoded by the coding sequence ATGTCCGATTCCAACGTTCTAACGACCCTGGACGGTAACGCGCCGCACACCGCCGTCGATGCGCTGTGCAAGCAGGTGCAAATTGGCGAGATCAACCGCCGTCAATTCCTGCGCACCGCCACTCTCCTTGGCATCACTGTGGCCAGCGCCTCCAGCTTCATCGGCTCGGCCGTGTTCGGCAGTGCTGCCCAGGCCGCCGACGGTACCCCGGCACGTCAGGGCGGCAGCCTGCGATTTGCCTGCGCCATCCAGGAAATCCAGGACCCGATGCTGATCACCTGGATCGAAGCCTCTAACCTGTTGCGCAATTCCCTCGAATACCTCACCTGGGTCGATGCCGACAACATCACCCACCCATACCTGGCCGAAAGCTGGAGCCCGTCCGAGGACCTCACCACCTGGACCTTCAACCTGCGCCAGGACGTGAAGTGGAGCAACGGCGACAGCTTCAACGCCGACGACGTGCAACACAATATCCAACGCTGGATCGCCGCCGACTCCAAGTCGGTCAACCGCACCGCGTTCCAGGACATCAAGGCCTTCGAAAAAGTCAGCGACTACCAGTTCCACCTGCAACTCAAGCGGCCGATCCTGGCGATTCCGGAGATGCTCAACGCGTTCACCTGCGCCCTGGTCCATCGCAGCTTCAAGGCCGGCGATGACTGGGCGAAAAACCCGTTGGCCACCGGCCCGTTCAAGCTGGTGTCGTTTGCGGTGAACAAGCAGGCGACCTTCTCCAAGCGCGCCGATTACTGGGGCAATCCCGCCAACCTCGATGAGCTGCGCTACATCGACATGGGCACCGACGTGTCCACCCACCTCGCCGCCCTGCAAGCCGGGCAAGTCGACGTGCTCTACCGCGTCACCGTGGCCGAGCTGGACCTGGCCAAGCGCCTGCCCGGTGCGCAATTGCTCAGCTGCAAATCCGCGCAGACCGTGGTGATGCGCATGGCCTGCGACCAGAAGCCCTTCACCGACGTGCGCGTGCGTAAAGCCGTGGTGCTCTGCGCCGACAACGCGCAGATGCTCAAGGTCGCCTATCGCGGCATGGGCACCCTGGGTGAAGACCACCACGTGGCGCCGTCCCATCCCGAGTATTTCCCACTGCCCAAGCGCGAGCGCGATGTGGCGGCAGCGAAAAAACTCTTGGTCGAAGCCGGCTTCCCCAATGGCCTGGACATCGACCTGATCGTCGGCAACACCCAGGGCCGTTATGAGCAGGACTGCGCACAGATCCTGCAACAGAACTGCCTGGAAGCCGGCATCCGCATCAATCTCAAAGTGGTGCCCGCCGCGCAGTACTGGCCGATCTGGGACAAGGCCGCCTTTAGCCTCACCTATTGGGCCCATCGCCCGCTGGGGGTGATGTCCCTGGAGCTGGCCTATCGCGGCGGCGGCGCCTGGAATGAAAGCCACTACAGCGACCCGGCCTTCGATGCCGCCCTGGACAAAGCCATGGGCATCATCGACCCCAAGCAACGTGCGCAGGCCATGCACAGCGTCGAGCAGATCCTGCAGGACGCGTGCGTGATCGTGCAGCCGTTCTGGGGCGACAAGTTCACCGCCGTGAGCAAAAAGGTCCAGGGCTTCCAAGTGCACCCTTCCGACTTCTACCCCATGGGCAATGTCTGGCTGAGCGCCTGA